The following proteins come from a genomic window of Synechococcus sp. BIOS-E4-1:
- a CDS encoding Nif11-like leader peptide family natural product precursor, which yields MSLEQLKAFLEKVKADTSLQERIKLAKSPEDVVTIAEEHGHKFTADKITEFC from the coding sequence ATGTCCCTAGAACAACTCAAAGCCTTCCTAGAAAAGGTCAAAGCAGACACCAGCCTTCAGGAGAGGATCAAGTTAGCTAAGTCACCTGAAGACGTCGTGACTATTGCCGAAGAACATGGTCATAAATTTACTGCTGACAAAATTACTGAATTTTGCTAA
- a CDS encoding Nif11-like leader peptide family natural product precursor: protein MSEEQLKAFIEEVKADISLQDKLKAAADVDAALAIAKEAGFSISADDVRTSISDEELEGAAGGYISLEAGCLPPCCTRGACSTSRPL, encoded by the coding sequence ATGTCAGAAGAGCAGCTCAAAGCGTTCATCGAAGAGGTCAAAGCAGACATCAGCCTGCAAGATAAGCTTAAAGCAGCTGCTGATGTTGACGCAGCTCTTGCAATTGCAAAAGAGGCTGGGTTTAGTATTTCTGCTGATGACGTTCGGACGTCAATTTCAGATGAGGAACTTGAAGGCGCGGCTGGGGGTTATATTTCACTCGAAGCAGGATGTTTGCCGCCGTGTTGTACTAGAGGAGCATGCTCTACCAGCAGACCGCTCTGA